The following proteins are co-located in the Macrobrachium rosenbergii isolate ZJJX-2024 chromosome 28, ASM4041242v1, whole genome shotgun sequence genome:
- the LOC136853932 gene encoding calphotin-like: MAGRTAGALVRHKEQKQKSCCSVTCSLPLQAAVVLPAPAPSTCCSVTCSLPLQAAVVLPASLPLQAAAAVVLPAPAPSGCCSVTCFPAPLGCCSVTCFPAPSGCCCCSVTYFPAPSGCCSVTYFPAPSGCCSVTCFLPLQAAVVLPASLPLQAAVVLPASLPLQAAVVLPASLPLQAAAVLPASLPLQAAVVLPASLPLQAAVVLPASLPLQAAVVLPAPCPFRLL, translated from the exons GCTGCTGTAGTGTTACCTGCTCCCTGCCCCTTCAGGCTGCTGTAGTGTTACCTGCTCCTGCCCCTTCAACCTGCTGTAGTGTTACCTGCTCCCTGCCCCTTCAGGCTGCTGTAGTGTTACCTGCTTCCCTGCCCCTTCAGGCTGCT GCTGCTGTAGTGTTACCTGCTCCTGCCCCTTCAGGCTGCTGTAGTGTTACCTGCTTCCCTGCCCCTTTAGGCTGCTGTAGTGTTACCTGCTTCCCTGCCCCTTCAGGCTGCT GCTGCTGTAGTGTTACCTACTTCCCTGCCCCTTCAGGCTGCTGTAGTGTTACCTACTTCCCTGCCCCTTCAGGCTGCTGTAGTGTTACCTGCTTCCTGCCCCTTCAGGCTGCTGTAGTGTTACCTGCTTCCCTGCCCCTTCAGGCTGCTGTAGTGTTACCTGCTTCCCTGCCCCTTCAGGCTGCTGTAGTGTTACCTGCTTCCCTGCCCCTTCAGGCTGCTGCAGTGTTACCTGCTTCCCTGCCCCTTCAGGCTGCTGTAGTGTTACCTGCTTCCCTGCCCCTTCAGGCTGCTGTAGTGTTACCTGCTTCCCTGCCCCTTCAGGCTGCTGTAGTGTTACCTGCTCCCTGTCCCTTCAGGCTGCTGTAG